The Engraulis encrasicolus isolate BLACKSEA-1 chromosome 22, IST_EnEncr_1.0, whole genome shotgun sequence genome includes a region encoding these proteins:
- the rrad gene encoding GTP-binding protein RAD, with amino-acid sequence MTLNKGDKFRSSMDKRRGSMPFPMHLQNLHRRSMPVDDRELRASMPAAPTGQLTNLMRCTSYGPGEQNREGCVSDSSDSVISSGSDSDSQVFKVVLLGEHGVGKSSLARIFGGVEDSHDFEEAGNTYDRSLEVDDEEANILLYDVWEQDNSQWLKDQCMRMGDAYIIVYSVTDKASFEKASELRIQLRRARQSENIPIILVGNKSDLVRSREVSVDEGSACAVVFDCKFIETSASLHHNVQELFEGIVRQIRLRKDSKEENARRQASCKRRESISKKAKRFLGRIVARKNKKAAFRQKSKSCHDLTVL; translated from the exons ATGACTCTGAACAAGGGAGACAAGTTTCGGAGCAGCatggacaagaggagagggagcaTGCCGTTCCCGATGCACCTCCAAAACCTTCACAGGCGAAGCATGCCCGTGGATGACCGGGAGCTACGAGCCAGCATGCCCGCGGCACCCACCGGACAGCTCACCAACCTCATGCGCTGTACATCCTACGGCCCCGGCGAACAGAATCGGGAGGGGTGCGTGTCCGACTCGTCCGACTCGGTCATCTCATCTGGTAGCGATTCGGACAGCCAGGTGTTCAAGGTGGTGTTGCTGGGGGAACACGGCGTGGGGAAGTCCAGCCTCGCGCGCATCTTCGGGGGCGTGGAGGATAGTCACGATTTCGAGGAGGCAG GCAACACGTATGACAGATCTCTGGAGGTGGACGATGAGGAGGCCAACATCCTGCTGTACGACGTCTGGGAACAG GACAACAGCCAGTGGCTGAAGGACCAGTGCATGCGCATGGGCGATGCCTACATCATCGTGTATTCCGTGACGGACAAGGCCAGCTTCGAGAAGGCGTCCGAGCTGCGTATCCAGCTGCGCCGCGCGCGCCAGTCCGAAAACATTCCCATCATCCTCGTGGGCAACAAGAGCGACCTGGTGCGGTCCAGAGAGGTGTCCGTGGACG agGGGAGCGCCTGTGCGGTGGTGTTCGACTGCAAGTTCATCGAGACGTCGGCCTCGCTGCACCACAACGTGCAGGAGCTGTTCGAGGGCATCGTGCGGCAGATCCGGCTGCGCAAGGACAGCAAGGAGGAGAACGCCCGGCGGCAGGCCAGCTGCAAGCGCCGCGAGAGCATCAGCAAGAAGGCCAAGCGCTTCCTGGGACGCATCGTGGCGCGCAAGAACAAGAAGGCCGCCTTCAGGCAGAAGTCCAAGTCCTGTCACGACCTCACCGTGctctga